Proteins co-encoded in one Bacillota bacterium genomic window:
- a CDS encoding proton-conducting transporter membrane subunit translates to MEGAAGEAVISILPVLATFLPIISAVPIYFAGRYGGQFTERLALGASALTVALVALMYPPISQGAAVISGRGFFAFPGAFSFYVDTLGFFMALLFSFIWLVVTIYTPGYMAHGHNKSRFYAFHMVVLGGCLGTVLAGDLLGLFLFFELMSVLSYVLIIHEETPEAMAGGAKYLYMTIAGGLGLFLGVIITYHLAGTGSLHAGPLVNAPGRLATLGFMGFLVGFGMKAGMFPLHVWLPDAHPVAPAPASALLSGIMIKTGAYGLIRVYFGVFGASFAYQMRWNDILLVIAAITMLLGSAAALRQDELKRRLAYSSIAQIGYVLTGIALLGERALVGALYHVFTHAFMKGCLFLVAGAIIHETGKKMVSQMDGIGRQMPVSMGCFTLAAASMVGIPPLNGFLSKWNLALGALDASQPLVVGLLVLSSMLNAAYYFPIVVAAFFKGEHPGCKAHEAPRSMLVPMAILAVGCVIFAVLPFNWPLELARAAVRQVLP, encoded by the coding sequence ATGGAAGGTGCAGCAGGGGAAGCCGTTATCTCCATACTACCTGTTCTCGCTACTTTTTTGCCCATCATTTCCGCGGTGCCCATCTACTTCGCCGGGCGGTACGGGGGACAATTCACAGAACGCCTTGCACTAGGGGCCTCGGCCCTCACAGTGGCGCTGGTGGCGCTTATGTACCCTCCCATATCTCAAGGTGCGGCTGTCATATCCGGGCGGGGCTTCTTCGCCTTCCCTGGGGCCTTCTCCTTCTACGTTGACACCCTCGGCTTTTTCATGGCTCTCCTTTTCAGCTTCATATGGCTGGTAGTCACCATCTACACACCGGGCTACATGGCCCACGGCCACAACAAGAGCCGGTTCTACGCCTTCCACATGGTGGTACTGGGCGGCTGCTTAGGGACCGTCCTGGCCGGGGACCTCCTGGGGCTCTTCCTCTTCTTCGAACTCATGTCAGTGCTGTCCTATGTCCTCATAATCCACGAGGAGACCCCCGAGGCCATGGCCGGAGGCGCCAAGTACCTCTACATGACCATCGCAGGTGGGCTGGGTCTGTTCCTTGGTGTCATCATCACCTACCACCTTGCAGGAACGGGCTCTCTGCACGCAGGCCCCCTGGTAAATGCCCCGGGCCGCCTGGCAACCCTAGGCTTTATGGGTTTCCTGGTGGGGTTCGGGATGAAGGCCGGTATGTTCCCTCTCCACGTGTGGCTGCCTGATGCCCACCCTGTCGCGCCCGCGCCTGCGAGCGCTCTCCTTTCCGGGATCATGATCAAGACAGGCGCCTATGGCCTGATCCGAGTGTACTTCGGGGTGTTCGGTGCCAGTTTCGCCTACCAGATGCGCTGGAATGACATCCTGCTGGTAATCGCCGCCATAACGATGCTCCTGGGTTCCGCTGCTGCGCTGAGGCAGGACGAGCTCAAGAGACGGCTGGCCTACTCCAGCATAGCCCAGATCGGTTACGTCCTCACAGGGATCGCGCTTCTTGGTGAGAGAGCCCTGGTTGGTGCCTTGTACCATGTCTTCACTCATGCGTTTATGAAGGGCTGTCTTTTTCTTGTGGCCGGTGCTATTATACACGAGACGGGGAAGAAGATGGTCTCCCAGATGGACGGGATAGGCAGGCAAATGCCCGTGAGCATGGGCTGCTTCACCCTGGCAGCCGCCAGCATGGTGGGGATCCCACCCTTGAACGGCTTCCTTTCCAAGTGGAACCTGGCCCTGGGTGCCCTGGATGCCTCACAGCCCTTAGTCGTGGGACTCCTGGTGCTCAGCAGCATGCTCAACGCCGCCTACTACTTCCCCATCGTGGTGGCCGCGTTCTTCAAGGGGGAGCATCCTGGCTGCAAGGCTCACGAGGCTCCCCGCTCTATGCTGGTTCCCATGGCAATTCTGGCGGTAGGGTGTGTGATTTTCGCCGTGTTGCCCTTCAACTGGCCCCTGGAACTGGCTAGGGCTGCGGTTCGCCAGGTACTCCCTTAG
- a CDS encoding proton-conducting transporter membrane subunit encodes MAAGYSEIVALHSSLPLWVVIVPLLGSFAVYAASRCSEGLRDLTALAITTATAALAVFLLSMTLHAPVVLEIGGVMGKGLTFRVDAFGGLMAALSSVVWLLATAFSTKYMGHEHARDRYYFFLVLTLSGCVGTFMAGDFFTLFAFFELMTVASYVLVVHTETPEAVAAGSLYMYMGIFGGLCLLSGIFLMEDAAGTVAMKPLLDYLGHSNALIGALLITGFGVKAGMVPLHIWLPKAHPVAPSPASALLSGIMIKTGAYGVIRTVSLIMTPGPEGLWHVMESYGYLVIWIGIATMFLAAFMALFQTNAKRILAYSSVSQMGYILMGVGAAAYLGIEGAMGFAGASYHIMNHAMFKAAMFMLVGAIYLRTHTLDIREMGGLGRDMPFFAACFAVAVAGITGLPGFGGYVSKTLLHHAIVEAFEHHHDTALYVAEKLFMLTGAMTVCYITKLFYGLFLGPGSGYHRHVERETPLEKAVFGAFALGVLLMGQASNPVLSRLVVPMSEGFPYDHHGIEHLEHISVWTWYDLQGTLVVIALGVGLFLVFKAKRVFDFCLPRSLSVESIVFRPVVGMSLGAFIKTGCAIDNSVENMVYRPVIGLTLSSFVRLGNIVDRSVDAFYVGTAMALWRACLAVGHFDGETLTSIGRLLILAARAIRDFAQAAVARNVKLVWEEGNLLTTRASQTMAKTDLDPEGDRSYAEVSILNTDFCGMVIMLFLAILLIAGLVGLARR; translated from the coding sequence ATGGCAGCAGGTTACAGCGAAATTGTTGCGCTCCATAGCTCATTGCCCCTGTGGGTTGTCATAGTCCCCCTGCTGGGTTCCTTTGCTGTGTACGCCGCGTCCCGGTGTTCCGAGGGCCTCCGGGACCTCACCGCCCTGGCGATCACCACCGCCACGGCGGCCCTTGCTGTGTTCCTCCTGAGCATGACGCTGCACGCGCCAGTGGTCCTGGAGATAGGGGGGGTCATGGGCAAGGGGCTCACCTTCCGGGTAGACGCATTCGGGGGCCTCATGGCGGCACTGTCATCCGTGGTCTGGCTGCTGGCCACTGCCTTCTCCACCAAGTATATGGGGCACGAGCATGCCAGGGACCGCTACTACTTCTTCTTGGTACTCACGCTCTCAGGCTGTGTTGGAACCTTCATGGCTGGGGACTTCTTCACCCTCTTCGCCTTCTTTGAGCTGATGACGGTGGCCTCCTACGTCCTGGTGGTCCACACCGAGACGCCCGAGGCCGTGGCCGCGGGGTCCCTCTACATGTACATGGGGATCTTCGGCGGTCTCTGCCTTCTATCCGGCATATTCCTTATGGAGGACGCTGCCGGTACCGTTGCCATGAAGCCCCTCCTGGACTACCTGGGCCATTCGAATGCCCTCATAGGGGCCCTCCTCATCACTGGCTTCGGTGTGAAGGCCGGTATGGTGCCACTGCACATCTGGCTCCCCAAGGCACACCCGGTGGCACCCTCCCCTGCCAGCGCACTGCTTTCCGGGATCATGATAAAGACGGGGGCCTACGGCGTCATCCGCACCGTGAGCCTGATCATGACCCCCGGGCCCGAGGGCCTTTGGCACGTCATGGAATCCTACGGCTATCTGGTAATATGGATAGGGATCGCCACCATGTTCCTGGCGGCCTTCATGGCACTGTTCCAGACCAACGCTAAGAGGATCCTGGCCTACAGCAGCGTCTCCCAGATGGGCTACATCCTCATGGGGGTAGGCGCCGCCGCGTACCTGGGCATTGAGGGCGCCATGGGCTTCGCTGGGGCCTCGTACCACATAATGAACCACGCCATGTTTAAGGCGGCCATGTTCATGCTCGTGGGCGCCATATATCTTAGGACCCATACCCTGGACATCCGGGAGATGGGGGGACTTGGCCGGGATATGCCCTTCTTCGCCGCCTGTTTCGCTGTGGCAGTGGCGGGCATCACGGGCCTGCCCGGGTTCGGGGGATACGTCAGCAAGACCCTGCTCCACCATGCCATCGTTGAGGCCTTTGAGCACCATCACGACACAGCCCTCTACGTGGCAGAGAAACTGTTCATGCTCACCGGGGCAATGACGGTGTGCTACATCACGAAACTGTTCTACGGGCTCTTCCTGGGGCCGGGTTCAGGCTATCATCGCCATGTGGAGCGCGAGACCCCGCTGGAGAAGGCGGTCTTCGGGGCCTTCGCCCTGGGTGTGCTCCTGATGGGCCAGGCCTCCAACCCCGTACTCTCCAGACTAGTGGTGCCCATGTCCGAGGGGTTTCCCTACGACCATCACGGTATCGAGCACCTTGAGCACATATCCGTGTGGACCTGGTATGACCTCCAGGGGACCCTGGTCGTGATAGCCTTGGGTGTTGGGCTCTTCCTGGTGTTCAAGGCAAAGAGGGTGTTTGACTTCTGCCTCCCCAGGTCTCTGAGCGTCGAGTCCATAGTGTTCCGGCCGGTGGTGGGGATGTCCCTGGGGGCCTTCATCAAGACCGGGTGTGCCATCGACAACAGCGTGGAGAACATGGTGTACAGGCCTGTAATAGGCCTGACCCTCAGCTCCTTCGTGCGGCTGGGTAACATCGTGGACAGGTCAGTGGATGCCTTCTACGTGGGGACGGCCATGGCCCTGTGGAGGGCCTGCCTTGCCGTGGGACACTTTGACGGAGAGACCCTGACCAGCATTGGACGCCTCTTGATACTGGCCGCCCGTGCCATCCGGGACTTCGCCCAGGCCGCTGTAGCCAGGAACGTGAAGCTGGTGTGGGAAGAGGGCAACCTCCTTACAACCCGGGCCTCCCAGACTATGGCCAAGACCGACCTGGACCCCGAAGGGGACCGCTCCTACGCTGAGGTAAGCATACTGAACACGGACTTCTGCGGCATGGTCATAATGCTGTTCCTGGCCATCTTGTTAATCGCAGGCCTGGTAGGCCTGGCTCGCAGGTAG
- a CDS encoding UPF0280 family protein: protein MQPRTYRRAMLPVDLVSFQVRHRETDLWCAVDREGFTLQTAPSALAAVLSLWRDLEDYIARHQEFHSSLVPVAVLPGAPGVVVDMARAAREAGVGPMAAVAGAVAEAVGRHLAQSCSEVVVENGGDVFLLSRKPRVIALHAGVSPLSGRVGLEVRAPGGLGVCSSSGTVGHSLSFGRADCVMVMSHWTALADAYATALGNRVKGQEDIDAALDLASRCGGIQGVVLVAGGRVGAWGDVVLRPVSPGLGDVVAGGPQGHQDE, encoded by the coding sequence ATGCAGCCCAGGACCTATCGCAGGGCAATGCTCCCGGTGGATCTGGTGAGCTTTCAGGTCCGCCACAGAGAGACCGACCTGTGGTGCGCGGTGGACAGGGAGGGCTTCACGCTCCAGACCGCACCCTCGGCACTGGCCGCAGTGCTCTCCCTGTGGCGTGACCTTGAGGATTACATAGCCCGGCACCAGGAGTTCCATTCCTCCCTGGTGCCGGTGGCGGTGCTCCCGGGTGCCCCGGGCGTTGTGGTTGACATGGCCAGGGCAGCCCGGGAGGCCGGGGTCGGCCCAATGGCCGCGGTGGCCGGGGCTGTCGCGGAGGCGGTGGGCCGTCACCTAGCCCAGTCCTGCTCCGAGGTGGTAGTGGAGAACGGGGGCGACGTGTTCCTGCTCTCTCGCAAGCCCCGGGTGATCGCGCTCCACGCTGGGGTGTCCCCCCTTTCCGGCCGGGTGGGCCTGGAGGTGCGGGCCCCAGGCGGGCTAGGGGTATGCTCCTCCTCGGGCACCGTGGGCCATTCCCTGAGTTTTGGCAGGGCTGATTGCGTCATGGTGATGTCACACTGGACAGCCCTGGCTGATGCCTACGCCACTGCCCTGGGAAACCGGGTCAAGGGACAAGAGGACATCGACGCTGCACTTGACCTGGCCTCCAGGTGTGGAGGTATCCAGGGTGTTGTGCTGGTGGCAGGGGGGCGTGTAGGGGCGTGGGGGGACGTCGTCCTCAGGCCCGTATCCCCGGGCCTGGGTGACGTGGTGGCTGGCGGCCCCCAAGGCCACCAGGATGAATGA
- a CDS encoding NIL domain-containing protein, translating to MSKTRIILDFQADSTEKPITCQLVRDYGLSVNILRAKIEPDQAGRLLMEVEAPRDALEKALDFLAEEGIGVRFMEKELRVDKEACVNCGACTAVCGSGALVIGAPEWELVFNAERCVACELCVEACPVRVISVNF from the coding sequence ATGTCCAAGACCAGGATCATCCTGGATTTCCAGGCAGATTCCACAGAGAAGCCCATCACCTGTCAACTGGTGAGGGACTATGGCCTATCCGTGAACATACTGAGGGCAAAGATAGAGCCCGACCAGGCAGGCCGTCTCCTCATGGAGGTTGAGGCCCCACGGGACGCCCTGGAGAAGGCCTTGGATTTCCTGGCCGAGGAGGGTATCGGGGTAAGGTTTATGGAAAAGGAGTTACGGGTGGATAAGGAGGCCTGCGTCAACTGCGGTGCCTGCACCGCCGTCTGTGGGTCTGGCGCGCTGGTCATAGGGGCCCCGGAGTGGGAGCTTGTCTTCAACGCTGAGCGTTGCGTGGCCTGCGAGCTCTGTGTTGAGGCCTGCCCTGTCAGGGTCATATCCGTCAACTTCTAG